The window TGTCAGGAACGATAGCATTCAAGGACAGGCTGACGATCAACGAAGTTTCAGGAGGCATGAATGCCCTTAAGGCCACGCTCGCGAGCTGCGACGAGGTGGTCGTTGATGCCACGGGTGTCAGGGAAATCGATGTTTCGGCAGTCCAACTGCTCATCGCGGTTAAGAAAGAATGCAGCCGCAGAGGGAAGAAACTGATCTTAAATACCTCAGATGCGGTGGGAAACCTCATGACACTATTCGGAATTCCCCTGTAATGGGCGAAGAGCCCGGTTGCAGAGCGTTCCCATACGGCATGTCGATGACGAGAAAAAATATATTAATAGTAGACGATTCTCCTTCGATGAGACAACTCGTCTCTTTTGCGGTAAAAGATGCTGGTTATGAGGCCATTCTTGCGGTCAACGGAAACGATGCCATGAACAGGCTAACCAGCACGGGAATAGACATCGTCATTACGGATCTCAACATGCAGGAGACAGACGGAGTTGAAT is drawn from Thermodesulfovibrionales bacterium and contains these coding sequences:
- a CDS encoding STAS domain-containing protein — translated: MSGTIAFKDRLTINEVSGGMNALKATLASCDEVVVDATGVREIDVSAVQLLIAVKKECSRRGKKLILNTSDAVGNLMTLFGIPL
- a CDS encoding response regulator, which codes for MGEEPGCRAFPYGMSMTRKNILIVDDSPSMRQLVSFAVKDAGYEAILAVNGNDAMNRLTSTGIDIVITDLNMQETDGVEFIKQVRTNPFYKFTPIVMLTQESQELKRQEGKRAGASGWIVKPFTPEQLITVISKFIR